From the Halobacterium zhouii genome, the window TCTCCGGGTGGTTCCAGTCGCAGATTCCACCAGTTCCATCGTAGCGGCGCCGCTACTGACGGTAGACCGCGGAAACAGAATCAGAAAACGTCGAAAACGCTCTACAGGCCGCTCTCGAAGTCGTCGAGAGCGTACGTCGGCTCGGCGCCACGACGGTCGAGCGTCTCGTTGGCGAGCAGCCAGTAGACCACCGAGAGCGCGCGGCGTCCCTTGTTGTTCGTCGGGACGACGAGGTCCACGTTCGAGGTGGCGTTGTTGGAGTCACACATCGCAATCACGGGGATACCGACCGTGATGGCTTCCTTGACGGCCTGCGAGTCACCGATGGGGTCGGTGACGACGAGGACATCAGGCTCGATGTAGCCCTCGTACTGCGGGTTCGTGAGGGTGCCCGGGATGAATCGACCCGTGCGTGCGCGAGCGCCGACGGCTTCCGCGAACTTCTCCGCGGGGAAGCGGCCGTACTGGCGGGAACTCGTGACCAGGATCTGCTCCGGGTCGTAGTTCGCCAGGAAGTTCGCTGCCGTGCGGATGCGCTGGTCGGTCTTCGAGACGTCGAGGACGTACAGACCGTCGGTCCGGACGCGGTGAATGAACCGCTCCATGTCGCTGGTCTTCTGCTGGGTACCGATGTGGACACCGGCACCGAGGTAGTCCTCGACGGGGATGAGGAGGTCGGCGTCCTCGTCGGACATCACGTCCTCGTCGGCCGCCGCGGCCGGGTCGGGCTCCTCGGTCGTCGTCTCGGCTTGTTCGTTCGTCTGTTCGTCAGTCTGGGCGTCGCTCTCGGCGCCCTCCTCGGTGGCAGGCGCGTCCTGCGCGTCCTCGGGGGCGTCCTCGAGTTCCGCCTCTGTGTCGGATTCGTTCTCGCTCATGCGTCGTCCGCGATGCGGATGAGTTCGTTCAGCTTGGCGGTTCGCTCGCCGCCGACCGCGCCGGTCTTGATGAACGCGGCGTCGGTCGCGACGGCGAGGTGTGCGATGGTCGTGTCCTCGGTCTCACCGCTGCGATGTGAGACCACGGCGTCGTAGCCGTTCGAGGTCGCGAGTTCGATGGCGTCGAAGGCGTCCGAGAGCGTCCCGATCTGGTTGGGCTTCACGAGGATGCTGTTGGCCGCGCCCTCCTCGATGCCCGTGCGGAGGCGTTCCGTGTTCGTGACGAACAGGTCGTCACCACAGACCAGAGTGTCGTCGCCGACTCGCTCGGTCAACTCGGCGAAGCCCTCGAAGTCGTCCTCGTCCAGTGGGTCCTCGACGTACGCGAGGTCGTACTCGTCGACGAGGCCGGCGACGTAGTCGATCTGCTCGGCCGTGGAGCGCGTCTCGTCGCCGAAGACGTACTGCCCGTCCTCGTAGCACTCCGCGGCGGCAACGTCGAGTCCGAATCGGATCTCGAAGCCGAAGCCCTCGGAGACGTCCGAGACGGCCTCGTCGACGAGGTCGAACGCGGCGTCGTCGCCGATCGACGGCGCCCACGCGCCCTCGTCTCCCTTCGCCGCGGGAATATCGCGCTCGGAGAGGAGTTCGCCGACGCGCCGGTGGACGGCGGCGTTGGCGAACACGGCCTGCCGGACGCTCGGCGCGCCGACGGGGGCCGCGAGGAACTCCTGGATTGCGGTGGCGTCCTCGGCGTGTGCGCCGCCGCCGACGACGTTCCCGAGCGGAACCGGGAAGTTCCGGCCGCGGAACGCGCCGCCGAGATGCTGGTAGAGGTTCACACCGAGTACGTCCGCTGCGGCCTTCGCCGCGGCCATGCTGACGGCGACGGCGCTGTTCGCGCCGATTTCGGAGAAGTTCTCCGTGCCGTCGGCGGCGCGCAACGCGGCGTCGACGCCGCGCTGGTCGCCCGCGAACTCCCTGCCTTCGAGGCGCGGCGCCGCGCGCTCGCGGGCCGCCGCGATGGCGTCCTCGACTGGGAGTTCGATGGCCTCGTACTCACCCGTGCTCGCCCCGGACGGGGCGGCAGCACGACCGAATCCACCGCTCTCGGTCGTCACCTCGGCCTCCACGGTCTTGTTGCCGCGGGAGTCGAGGATCGGGCGGAAACGGACGGACTCGATGCGCGTCATCTCAGTTCCCCCTCCGAACCGTGAACGGGAGCGCGTTCGCGTCGTACTCCTCGGCCGCGATGAGGATGGGTTCGGTCTGGTCGGTGTCGACCAGTACCGGTGCCCCGTAAGACACCTGCAGCGCTCGAGCACCGATGATGCGAGCCTTCTCGTACCGGTTGAAGTGTTGTGTCTCGGTCATCACTGGTAGGGAGCGACCACGTCCACGAGGTCCTGGTGGGAGACGAGCATCCGCCGGCAGCAGTGCCGGTCGACGCCGAGGTCGTCCAGCACGTCCGCCGGATCCTCGTCGCCGTCCATCGTCGCGGCGCGGGCCTCGAACTCCTCCCAGTACTCACCGACGACGTTGCCGCACGTGAAACACCGGACTGGTACCATCATAGTTGGATTACCTCAGCGGTAGGACTTCTGGTAGCGGGCCCGAGCGCCGGGACCGCCCCACTTCTTGGACTCACGCTGTCGAACGTCGTTGACGAGCAGACTGCGGTCGAACTCCATGAACGAGTCGCGGAGCTCCGCGTCGTTGAGGTGTTCGACCAGTCCGCGCGCGATGGCGGTGCGGGCGGCGTCAGCCTGCCCCGCGAACCCGCCACCGGAGACGTCGATGTCGACGTCGACGTCGTCCCGGAGGTCGTCGCCAGCGATGCGGAACGGCTCCAGCATCTTGAGGCGAGACATCTCGGGGTCGACGAGTTCGACGGGCGTGGAATTGATTCGCACGCGACCCTTCCCGTCGCTCACGGTGGCGCGAGCGACGGCCGTCTTCTTCTTACCGGACGTGTTGGTTACCATGTGACGTTAGCCCCCAGTTCTTCGGAGACTTCGCCGAGGGTGACGAAGCGGATGTTCGAGAGTCGGTCCAGCGAGGTGCCGTCGAGGATCTCGCCGTCGTCCTCGGTCGGGTTGCCGACGTAGACGCGGACGTTCTCGAACGCCTCGCGGCCGCGGTCCTGCTTGTACGGAAGCATCCCGCGGATCGAGCGCTTGAAGATGCGGTCGGGGCGCTTCGGGTAGTACGGGCCGCGGTCGGAGCCGAGCTCCGCTCGCTTGTTGTACGTCCCGAAGACGTCCTCTTTCGTGCCAGTGATGATCGCGTTCTCGGCGTTCACCACGGCGACCGTCTCTCCGTCGAGGGCGCGCTGAGCGACGTTGCTCGAGACGCGACCCAGGATGCAGTCTCGCGCGTCGACGACCACGTCGGCGTCGAACTCTGCGAGGCTCATCGGATCACCCGCACGTCGCTACCCTCGGGGTTCTGTTCGACTGCCTGTTCCAAGTGGACGGCGTCGCCGTCGGCGTGCTCGATCTTCGTCTTCGCGCTGCCGGAGAAATCCACGGCAGCGATGGT encodes:
- the rpsB gene encoding 30S ribosomal protein S2 codes for the protein MSENESDTEAELEDAPEDAQDAPATEEGAESDAQTDEQTNEQAETTTEEPDPAAAADEDVMSDEDADLLIPVEDYLGAGVHIGTQQKTSDMERFIHRVRTDGLYVLDVSKTDQRIRTAANFLANYDPEQILVTSSRQYGRFPAEKFAEAVGARARTGRFIPGTLTNPQYEGYIEPDVLVVTDPIGDSQAVKEAITVGIPVIAMCDSNNATSNVDLVVPTNNKGRRALSVVYWLLANETLDRRGAEPTYALDDFESGL
- the eno gene encoding phosphopyruvate hydratase: MTRIESVRFRPILDSRGNKTVEAEVTTESGGFGRAAAPSGASTGEYEAIELPVEDAIAAARERAAPRLEGREFAGDQRGVDAALRAADGTENFSEIGANSAVAVSMAAAKAAADVLGVNLYQHLGGAFRGRNFPVPLGNVVGGGAHAEDATAIQEFLAAPVGAPSVRQAVFANAAVHRRVGELLSERDIPAAKGDEGAWAPSIGDDAAFDLVDEAVSDVSEGFGFEIRFGLDVAAAECYEDGQYVFGDETRSTAEQIDYVAGLVDEYDLAYVEDPLDEDDFEGFAELTERVGDDTLVCGDDLFVTNTERLRTGIEEGAANSILVKPNQIGTLSDAFDAIELATSNGYDAVVSHRSGETEDTTIAHLAVATDAAFIKTGAVGGERTAKLNELIRIADDA
- a CDS encoding DNA-directed RNA polymerase subunit K; the encoded protein is MTETQHFNRYEKARIIGARALQVSYGAPVLVDTDQTEPILIAAEEYDANALPFTVRRGN
- a CDS encoding DNA-directed RNA polymerase subunit N; the encoded protein is MMVPVRCFTCGNVVGEYWEEFEARAATMDGDEDPADVLDDLGVDRHCCRRMLVSHQDLVDVVAPYQ
- a CDS encoding 30S ribosomal protein S9, translating into MVTNTSGKKKTAVARATVSDGKGRVRINSTPVELVDPEMSRLKMLEPFRIAGDDLRDDVDVDIDVSGGGFAGQADAARTAIARGLVEHLNDAELRDSFMEFDRSLLVNDVRQRESKKWGGPGARARYQKSYR
- a CDS encoding 50S ribosomal protein L13, coding for MSLAEFDADVVVDARDCILGRVSSNVAQRALDGETVAVVNAENAIITGTKEDVFGTYNKRAELGSDRGPYYPKRPDRIFKRSIRGMLPYKQDRGREAFENVRVYVGNPTEDDGEILDGTSLDRLSNIRFVTLGEVSEELGANVTW